A genomic window from Diospyros lotus cultivar Yz01 chromosome 2, ASM1463336v1, whole genome shotgun sequence includes:
- the LOC127795284 gene encoding 1-aminocyclopropane-1-carboxylate synthase 7, giving the protein MAIEIEQPNSVGLSKVAVSETHGEDSPYFAGWKAYDEDPYDESSNPSGVIQMGLAENQVSFDLLEEYLEKNPATASWGQKVSGFRENALFQDYHGLQSFRKAMASFMEQIRGGRAKFNPDRVVLTAGATAANELLTFILADPGDALLVPTPYYPGFDRDLRWRTGVKIVPVHCDSSNNFQITPQALEAAYRSAEAMGVKVRGVLITNPSNPLGATIRRPVLEEILDFASRKNIHLVSDEIYSGSVFTADEFVSVAEILEARNYKDSERVHIVYSLSKDLGLPGFRVGTIYSYSDQVVTTARRMSSFTLISSQTQQLLAAMLSDESFTGNYIRTNRERLRKRYEMIVDGLRKAGIECLKGNGGLFCWMNLSPLLEKPTRECELKLWKSILNEVKLNISPGSSCHCWEAGWFRVCFANMSEKTLEVALRRIRDFMERR; this is encoded by the exons ATGGCTATAGAGATTGAGCAGCCTAATTCTGTGGGTTTATCAAAAGTTGCAGTGTCTGAAACCCATGGGGAAGACTCTCCATACTTCGCAGGATGGAAAGCTTATGATGAAGACCCTTATGATGAATCCAGCAACCCTTCTGGCGTTATTCAGATGGGACTGGCAGAAAATCAA gtttccTTCGATTTGCTAGAAGAGTACTTGGAAAAGAATCCAGCAACAGCTAGCTGGGGGCAGAAAGTTTCTGGCTTCAGAGAGAATGCTTTGTTTCAGGATTATCACGGCCTTCAATCTTTCAGAAAG GCGATGGCAAGTTTCATGGAACAAATAAGAGGGGGAAGGGCCAAGTTCAACCCTGACAGGGTCGTTCTAACAGCTGGAGCCACAGCAGCCAATGAGCTTTTAACCTTCATTCTAGCTGATCCTGGCGATGCTTTGCTTGTTCCAACTCCTTACTACCCAGG ATTCGACAGAGATTTGAGGTGGAGAACCGGCGTGAAGATTGTCCCAGTTCACTGTGACAGCTCCAATAATTTCCAGATCACTCCTCAAGCTCTGGAAGCTGCGTATAGAAGCGCAGAAGCCATGGGCGTCAAAGTAAGAGGGGTTCTAATAACAAACCCATCAAACCCTCTGGGCGCAACAATCCGGCGACCGGTGCTGGAAGAAATCCTTGACTTCGCCTCCCGGAAAAACATCCACCTCGTCTCCGATGAAATCTACTCGGGATCCGTCTTCACAGCGGACGAATTCGTCAGCGTCGCCGAAATCCTCGAAGCCCGGAACTACAAAGACTCCGAGCGAGTCCACATCGTGTACAGCCTCTCCAAAGATCTGGGCCTCCCGGGCTTCAGAGTCGGAACGATTTACTCTTACAGCGATCAGGTCGTGACGACGGCGAGAAGAATGTCGAGCTTCACGCTGATCTCGTCGCAGACGCAGCAGCTCCTGGCCGCCATGTTATCCGACGAGAGCTTCACTGGAAACTACATAAGAACGAACAGGGAGAGGCTGAGGAAGCGGTACGAGATGATCGTCGACGGCCTGAGAAAGGCCGGGATCGAGTGCTTGAAGGGAAACGGAGGGCTGTTTTGCTGGATGAATTTGAGTCCGTTGCTGGAGAAACCGACAAGAGAGTGTGAATTGAAGCTGTGGAAGTCGATCTTAAACGAGGTGAAGCTGAATATATCGCCTGGATCGTCGTGCCACTGCTGGGAGGCGGGCTGGTTTAGGGTTTGCTTCGCCAATATGAGCGAGAAGACGCTGGAAGTGGCTCTCAGGAGAATACGTGATTTCATGGAACGAAGATGA